A region of Campylobacter armoricus DNA encodes the following proteins:
- the secF gene encoding protein translocase subunit SecF, whose product MQFFSQKHVYDFMRMRFAAISLSFILFFGSIFILFTKGLNFGIDFTGGTLVQLQYEQKAPLAEIRKALAVNENLKGASVTEFGSANEVIVRFSGSSDSLGSDIGQSVANLLKDTGKFEVRRVDVVGPKVGDELRNKGLMAVGISLIAILIYLAVRFEWRFAMASIVCEIHDIVITLGAIALFEIDVNLDILAAVLTVLGYSLNDTIIIFDRIREGVKTSKNSKLDLIINESVSATLSRTTLTTGLTLITVVVLYFFGGSMIEGFALTMIVGIVAGTASSIFVASPALLWFKFSVMNYRQKELEKLKKKQEKEKLRSMYEKGTV is encoded by the coding sequence ATGCAATTTTTTAGTCAAAAACATGTTTATGATTTTATGAGAATGAGATTTGCAGCCATCTCTTTATCTTTTATTTTATTTTTTGGTTCTATTTTTATCCTTTTTACCAAAGGTTTAAATTTTGGTATTGATTTTACCGGTGGAACCTTAGTGCAACTTCAATATGAGCAAAAGGCTCCTTTAGCTGAAATTCGTAAAGCTTTAGCTGTCAATGAAAATTTAAAAGGTGCTAGTGTAACTGAGTTTGGTAGTGCAAATGAAGTGATTGTTCGTTTTTCAGGAAGTAGTGATAGTTTAGGAAGTGATATTGGACAAAGTGTTGCGAATTTATTAAAAGATACAGGTAAATTTGAAGTGCGTCGTGTGGATGTGGTAGGTCCAAAAGTAGGAGATGAGCTGCGTAATAAAGGACTTATGGCAGTAGGAATTTCTTTAATTGCTATTTTGATTTATTTGGCAGTAAGATTTGAATGGCGTTTTGCTATGGCTTCTATTGTGTGTGAAATTCATGATATAGTTATCACTTTAGGTGCTATTGCTTTATTTGAAATAGATGTAAATTTAGATATTTTAGCGGCTGTTTTAACTGTGCTTGGGTATTCTTTAAATGATACAATTATTATTTTTGATAGAATTAGAGAAGGTGTTAAAACAAGCAAAAATTCAAAGCTTGATTTAATTATTAACGAATCTGTCTCGGCAACCTTATCAAGAACTACTTTAACTACAGGTTTAACTTTAATCACTGTTGTTGTGCTTTATTTCTTTGGTGGATCTATGATAGAAGGTTTTGCATTAACAATGATAGTAGGTATTGTAGCAGGTACTGCAAGTTCTATATTTGTGGCAAGTCCAGCACTTTTATGGTTTAAATTTAGTGTTATGAACTATCGTCAAAAAGAATTAGAAAAATTAAAAAAGAAACAAGAAAAAGAAAAATTAAGATCCATGTATGAAAAAGGAACGGTGTAA
- the secD gene encoding protein translocase subunit SecD, translating into MRSGKITYRSIIFFVVFLIGLVFSIPSFMQTQSGAKINLGLDLQGGLHMLLGVEVEEAVKSKVKSIASSLSYSINKEDIIVDKIKVNDTSIEFTLLDENDMAKVDLLLKDIKGLAITHENLHYMLSLTQEEIKQTHEQAILQAVETIRNRLDQFGLAEPNVARSGEDKILVELPGIKTAADEARARELIAKAAHLQLMEVDDVRMDQVNNLTPSQAAEYGDLILEDAKNPQIKYLVKSIPILDGSMLTDAKVGFAQSNNLPVINFTLNSEGAKKFGDYTGNNVGKRLAIVLDNKVYSAPRINERIGGGSGQISGSFSVEEAHDVAIALRSGALLAPVKMLEKRSVGPSLGADSIKMSMIALAGASILVIAFMVIYYGIAGIFANIALVANILVIIAVMAMFGATLTLPGMAGLVLTVGMAVDANVIINERIRELLREGASIRQSVESGYKHAMSAILDSNITSLITSIVLYAYGTGAVKGFAVTLSIGILVSMITAIVGTHGMFEMFMNRMEKSNNTRLWFGYRRP; encoded by the coding sequence ATGCGTAGTGGAAAAATTACTTACAGAAGTATTATTTTCTTTGTAGTTTTTCTTATAGGACTTGTTTTTTCTATACCTTCTTTTATGCAAACCCAAAGTGGTGCTAAGATCAATTTAGGGCTTGACTTGCAAGGCGGTTTGCATATGTTATTGGGTGTAGAAGTGGAAGAGGCTGTTAAATCAAAGGTTAAATCTATAGCTTCTTCTCTTAGTTATTCAATTAATAAAGAAGATATTATTGTCGATAAAATCAAAGTAAATGATACTAGTATTGAATTTACCTTATTAGATGAAAATGATATGGCTAAAGTCGATTTATTATTAAAAGATATTAAAGGTTTAGCTATTACACATGAAAATTTACACTACATGCTTTCTTTAACCCAAGAAGAAATCAAACAAACTCATGAACAAGCTATTTTGCAAGCTGTAGAAACTATTAGAAATAGACTTGATCAATTTGGTCTTGCAGAGCCAAATGTTGCAAGATCTGGTGAAGATAAAATTCTTGTGGAACTTCCAGGTATAAAAACTGCCGCAGATGAGGCTAGAGCTAGAGAGCTTATTGCAAAAGCTGCGCATTTGCAATTAATGGAAGTTGATGATGTTAGAATGGATCAAGTAAATAATCTTACTCCAAGCCAAGCGGCTGAATACGGAGATTTGATTTTAGAAGATGCTAAAAATCCTCAAATTAAATATCTTGTAAAATCCATACCTATTCTTGATGGTTCTATGCTAACAGATGCTAAAGTAGGTTTTGCACAAAGTAATAATCTTCCAGTGATTAATTTTACTTTAAATTCAGAAGGTGCGAAAAAATTTGGAGATTACACAGGAAATAATGTAGGAAAACGCTTAGCTATAGTTTTAGATAATAAAGTATATTCAGCTCCAAGAATCAATGAAAGAATAGGCGGAGGTAGTGGTCAAATTAGCGGTAGTTTTAGTGTTGAAGAAGCTCATGATGTGGCTATTGCTCTAAGAAGTGGAGCGCTTTTGGCGCCAGTTAAAATGCTTGAAAAAAGAAGTGTTGGTCCATCTTTAGGTGCTGATAGTATTAAAATGAGTATGATAGCTTTAGCAGGTGCTTCTATATTGGTTATTGCTTTTATGGTGATATATTATGGTATAGCAGGAATTTTTGCCAATATTGCTTTGGTTGCAAATATTTTAGTAATCATTGCTGTAATGGCTATGTTTGGAGCCACATTAACTTTACCAGGTATGGCAGGACTTGTCTTAACTGTAGGTATGGCAGTTGATGCAAATGTTATTATTAATGAAAGAATTAGAGAATTATTGCGAGAAGGTGCTAGTATAAGACAAAGTGTCGAAAGTGGTTATAAACACGCAATGAGTGCAATTTTGGATTCAAATATTACTTCACTTATTACTTCAATAGTTCTTTATGCTTATGGAACAGGTGCAGTAAAAGGTTTTGCAGTAACTTTAAGTATAGGAATTTTAGTTTCAATGATTACTGCCATTGTGGGAACGCATGGTATGTTTGAAATGTTTATGAATCGTATGGAAAAAAGTAATAATACAAGATTATGGTTTGGATATAGGAGACCTTGA
- a CDS encoding DUF6394 family protein → MNWGKVIYIFFALMSLTTTAGFLYDQNEVALFVAACVNLVSTLLKIGVRNFLAAELFASSLVADLHLIPAFVLIQINPSANVMVYTLAIGALIANIFSMILVIVDSVKNQEEN, encoded by the coding sequence ATGAACTGGGGTAAGGTTATATATATATTTTTTGCTTTAATGAGTTTAACAACAACCGCAGGTTTTTTATATGATCAAAATGAAGTTGCGTTGTTTGTTGCAGCTTGTGTGAATTTAGTTTCTACTTTATTAAAAATTGGAGTTAGAAATTTCTTAGCAGCAGAATTATTTGCAAGTTCTTTGGTTGCTGATTTGCATTTAATTCCAGCTTTTGTTTTAATCCAAATTAATCCTAGTGCCAATGTGATGGTTTATACTTTAGCTATAGGAGCCTTAATAGCTAATATTTTTTCAATGATTTTAGTTATAGTAGATTCAGTGAAAAATCAAGAAGAAAATTAG
- the metK gene encoding methionine adenosyltransferase, which yields MYLFTSEVVSAGHPDKCADIIADSIVDEFLTHDKDSRVASEVFVAGNKVVIGGEIKSKHKLEKQDYENIVKKALADIGYDGHPHFNKKQCLHPDDLDVLVFLNEQSPDINQGVDQEDGEIGAGDQGIMFGFASNEAKEYMPAAISYARMLCDKVYEFAKNNPDKLGVDIKTQVTIDYTNKENFENCKPQRIHTIVVSAPCVENMKIEDLRALVMELILDSNLPKELFCPEKTRILINPTGKYVNHSSLHDSGLTGRKLIVDSFGGYAPIGGGAQSSKDYTKVDRSGLYAARWLAKNIVAAGLAKKCIVQLSYAIGVAKPTSVSVDCMGTNTRLNDDILSDFVMKTFPLTPNWIKNKFNLDKPSKDTFMYADVAARGQVGQADYPWEKLDAVDEFKTL from the coding sequence CCTGATAAATGTGCTGATATTATAGCTGATAGTATAGTAGATGAGTTTTTAACTCATGATAAAGATTCAAGAGTTGCTAGCGAGGTTTTTGTAGCAGGAAATAAAGTAGTAATTGGTGGTGAGATTAAATCAAAACATAAGCTAGAAAAACAAGATTATGAAAATATCGTAAAAAAGGCTCTAGCAGACATTGGTTATGATGGACATCCCCATTTTAACAAAAAACAATGCTTACATCCTGATGATTTGGATGTATTGGTGTTTTTAAATGAACAAAGTCCTGATATTAATCAAGGTGTTGATCAAGAAGATGGAGAAATTGGAGCAGGTGATCAAGGGATAATGTTTGGTTTTGCAAGTAATGAAGCAAAAGAATATATGCCGGCTGCTATTTCTTATGCGAGAATGCTTTGTGATAAAGTTTATGAGTTTGCAAAAAACAATCCCGATAAACTTGGGGTAGATATTAAAACTCAAGTTACAATTGATTATACAAATAAAGAAAATTTTGAAAATTGCAAACCACAAAGAATTCATACTATTGTAGTTTCAGCTCCTTGTGTTGAAAATATGAAGATTGAAGATTTAAGAGCTTTAGTGATGGAATTAATTTTAGATTCAAATTTGCCAAAAGAACTTTTTTGTCCAGAAAAAACAAGAATTTTGATTAATCCTACTGGAAAATATGTAAATCATAGCTCGTTACACGATAGTGGTTTAACAGGAAGAAAGCTTATAGTGGATAGTTTTGGAGGTTATGCTCCAATAGGCGGTGGTGCACAATCTTCTAAAGATTACACAAAAGTAGATAGGAGCGGACTTTATGCTGCAAGATGGCTTGCAAAAAATATAGTAGCAGCAGGTCTTGCTAAAAAATGTATAGTACAACTTTCCTATGCTATAGGTGTGGCCAAGCCAACTTCTGTGAGTGTGGATTGTATGGGAACAAATACAAGATTAAATGATGATATTTTAAGTGATTTTGTAATGAAAACTTTCCCTTTGACACCAAATTGGATTAAAAATAAATTTAATCTTGATAAACCTAGTAAAGATACTTTTATGTATGCTGATGTAGCTGCTCGTGGTCAAGTGGGGCAGGCTGATTATCCTTGGGAAAAATTAGATGCGGTTGATGAATTTAAAACACTATAA
- the leuS gene encoding leucine--tRNA ligase: MAYEAGKIEKKWQKIWQDKEYFEPKDDFSLPKKYILSMFPYPSGRIHMGHVRNYSIGDAMARYYRKKGFNVLHPIGFDSFGMPAENAAIKHGIHPKKWTYENIDYMQNELASLGFSFSKKRMFATSDPLYTKFEQEFFIKMYEKDLIYTKEAEVNWCENDKTVLANEQVEDGKCWRCGHEVVRKKMPGYYVKITAYADELLQDLKKLEGKWPSQVLTMQENWIGKSIGLSFDFDLEENDKVSAKKINVFTTRAETIYGVSYIALAPDHEIVNELIDKKLLDQDVITKIQNIQNQTPRQRQVASKEGYFLNLYAIHPLNGEKIPLWIANFVLSDYGSGAIMSVPAHDERDYEFAKTYSLAIKKVVYKDENDTQCYTLKEGVLVNSGEFDQLECDEAREKISLKFESLGIGKRITNFKIRDWGVSRQRYWGAPIPMIKCNSCGIVPQKIENLPITLPEDVVINGEGNPLDKHEIWKECICPKCGKNAQKESDTLDTFFESSWYFARFASNDKTWKEKAIDEKSVNYWMNVDEYIGGIEHAILHLLYARFFQKALRDLGYLKDDEPFNRLLTQGMVTKDGAKMSKSKGNVVDPDYIIEKYGADSARLFILFAAPPAKELEWNDSALEGAFKFINRLYEKAMSLESGELKEIDHQSLNKEEKYARLKVYEALKKSFEVYEESFAFNTLIAACMEALNALNAISHKEVSREAFYIILNILEPIIPHVCFELSEYLFKCENFKVLKLKDEVFVKDSFTIAISVNGKKRAQIEISSDANKEQVLNLAKESVCKWLEGKTIVKEIYIDNKLVNLVIK, from the coding sequence ATGGCATATGAAGCAGGTAAAATAGAAAAAAAATGGCAAAAAATTTGGCAAGATAAAGAGTATTTTGAACCAAAAGATGATTTTTCTTTACCTAAAAAATATATTTTATCTATGTTTCCATATCCAAGCGGTAGAATTCATATGGGACATGTGAGAAATTATAGCATAGGCGATGCTATGGCTAGATATTATAGAAAAAAAGGTTTTAATGTCTTACATCCTATAGGTTTTGATAGTTTTGGTATGCCTGCTGAAAATGCTGCAATTAAACATGGTATCCATCCTAAAAAATGGACTTATGAAAACATTGATTATATGCAAAATGAACTTGCATCTTTAGGTTTTTCTTTTTCTAAAAAAAGAATGTTTGCTACTTCTGATCCTTTATATACTAAATTTGAGCAAGAATTTTTTATCAAAATGTATGAAAAAGATTTGATTTACACAAAAGAAGCTGAAGTTAATTGGTGTGAGAATGATAAAACTGTTTTAGCAAATGAGCAAGTTGAAGATGGTAAATGTTGGCGTTGTGGACATGAAGTTGTTAGAAAAAAAATGCCAGGATATTATGTTAAAATCACTGCTTATGCAGATGAGTTATTACAAGATCTTAAAAAACTAGAAGGAAAGTGGCCAAGTCAAGTTTTAACTATGCAAGAAAATTGGATTGGTAAAAGTATAGGACTTAGCTTTGATTTTGATTTAGAAGAAAATGATAAAGTAAGTGCAAAAAAAATTAATGTATTTACTACAAGAGCTGAGACTATTTATGGGGTATCATATATAGCTTTAGCACCTGATCATGAAATAGTAAATGAATTAATTGATAAAAAATTGCTAGATCAAGATGTTATAACAAAAATTCAAAACATACAAAATCAAACACCACGCCAAAGACAAGTTGCTAGTAAAGAAGGATATTTTTTAAATCTTTATGCAATTCATCCATTAAATGGTGAGAAAATTCCTTTATGGATAGCAAATTTTGTTTTAAGTGATTATGGTAGCGGTGCTATTATGAGCGTGCCTGCTCATGATGAAAGAGATTATGAGTTTGCAAAAACTTATAGTTTAGCTATAAAAAAAGTAGTTTATAAAGATGAAAATGATACACAATGTTATACTTTAAAAGAAGGTGTTTTGGTTAATAGCGGTGAATTTGATCAACTAGAATGTGATGAAGCTAGAGAAAAAATTAGTTTAAAATTTGAATCTTTAGGAATTGGTAAAAGGATTACAAATTTTAAAATTCGTGATTGGGGTGTTTCTAGACAAAGGTATTGGGGTGCCCCTATACCAATGATTAAGTGTAACTCTTGTGGCATAGTTCCTCAAAAAATAGAAAATTTACCTATTACTTTGCCTGAAGATGTGGTGATAAATGGAGAGGGAAATCCACTTGATAAGCATGAGATATGGAAAGAATGTATTTGTCCAAAATGTGGAAAAAATGCACAAAAAGAAAGTGATACTTTAGATACTTTCTTTGAAAGTTCTTGGTATTTTGCGCGTTTTGCAAGTAATGATAAAACTTGGAAAGAAAAAGCAATAGATGAAAAAAGTGTAAATTATTGGATGAATGTTGATGAATATATTGGCGGGATTGAACATGCAATTTTACATTTACTTTATGCTAGATTTTTCCAAAAAGCACTTAGAGATTTGGGGTATTTAAAAGACGATGAACCTTTTAATAGACTTTTAACCCAAGGAATGGTCACTAAAGATGGTGCTAAGATGAGTAAGTCTAAGGGGAATGTGGTTGATCCTGATTATATTATAGAAAAATATGGGGCAGATAGTGCAAGATTGTTTATACTTTTTGCAGCACCACCTGCTAAAGAACTTGAATGGAACGATAGTGCACTAGAGGGTGCGTTTAAATTTATCAATAGGCTTTATGAAAAGGCTATGAGTTTAGAAAGTGGAGAATTAAAAGAAATTGACCACCAAAGCTTAAATAAAGAAGAAAAATATGCTAGATTAAAAGTATATGAAGCTTTGAAAAAATCTTTTGAAGTTTATGAAGAAAGTTTTGCTTTTAATACTTTGATAGCTGCATGTATGGAAGCTTTAAATGCCTTAAATGCTATAAGTCATAAAGAAGTTTCAAGAGAGGCTTTTTATATTATTTTAAATATTTTAGAACCAATTATCCCTCATGTGTGTTTTGAACTTAGTGAATATTTGTTTAAGTGTGAGAATTTTAAAGTGCTAAAATTAAAAGATGAAGTTTTTGTTAAAGATAGTTTTACTATAGCTATTAGTGTCAATGGTAAAAAAAGAGCACAAATAGAAATATCTTCAGATGCTAACAAAGAACAAGTTTTAAATTTGGCAAAAGAAAGTGTTTGTAAATGGCTAGAAGGAAAGACTATAGTAAAAGAAATTTACATTGATAATAAATTGGTAAATTTGGTGATTAAATGA
- the yajC gene encoding preprotein translocase subunit YajC, with amino-acid sequence MAENGNIWTSLLPLIVLFAIFYFLVIRPQQKQAKDHKLMVLSLEKGDKIITNGGIICEVVKPEEDFIKVKLNDENVVVKISRDFIAKKIDA; translated from the coding sequence ATGGCAGAAAACGGAAATATTTGGACTTCATTGTTGCCTCTCATTGTGCTTTTTGCGATTTTTTATTTTTTGGTTATTAGACCACAACAAAAACAAGCAAAAGACCATAAATTAATGGTTTTATCTTTAGAAAAAGGAGATAAAATCATCACAAATGGTGGGATAATTTGCGAGGTGGTAAAACCAGAAGAAGATTTTATCAAAGTTAAGCTTAACGATGAAAATGTAGTTGTAAAAATTTCTAGAGATTTTATAGCAAAGAAAATTGATGCGTAG
- a CDS encoding apolipoprotein N-acyltransferase, whose translation MKSKYFRFLPFLPLFFKFINSNSTIFKIIKAFFSALLLSNFIYFSFFENLFFEFISPFLSIYGLVLLLRNKSIIGYFYTGFFIGILWFWWIGLSSIYFNLVYLIPLEILLIGVIYGILFLICFFLKYDFLRLCGIFLLSFVHPFGFDWLNWGVLSVYGIFDASYQGIITMFLIAYFYYEKYISRYYKIAIILILILIGVQYNQKQPQTLNLDYKLIQTTISQDQKFIQENLQAHSKEIFYQINQAIKEDKEVIVFPETAFAFALNKAPSYLQSLKELSKQIIIITGAISAAPNHLYNSTYVFNNGKIEVFNKHYLVPFGEEIPIFKNFFKKYLLNIDEFSKGKELNQYNLNNQLITNAICFEATKEKLYKHSKIIIAISNNAWFNFSSEYKLQNFLMRFYANNYNVSIYHAVNGKENAVIKSKEMLVVKIKEKFLKKNEA comes from the coding sequence ATGAAGTCCAAATATTTCCGTTTTCTGCCATTTCTTCCCCTTTTTTTTAAATTCATAAATTCTAATTCTACCATTTTTAAAATAATAAAAGCCTTTTTTTCTGCACTTTTATTATCAAATTTTATTTATTTTTCTTTTTTTGAAAATTTATTTTTTGAATTTATATCACCTTTTTTAAGTATTTATGGTTTAGTTTTACTATTAAGAAACAAAAGCATAATTGGATATTTTTATACTGGATTTTTTATAGGAATTTTGTGGTTTTGGTGGATAGGTCTATCTTCAATTTACTTTAATCTAGTTTATTTAATCCCTTTAGAAATTTTATTAATTGGTGTTATTTATGGAATTTTATTTTTAATATGTTTTTTTCTTAAATATGATTTTTTAAGACTTTGTGGAATTTTCTTGCTTAGTTTTGTTCATCCTTTTGGCTTTGATTGGTTAAATTGGGGTGTTTTAAGTGTATATGGGATCTTTGATGCAAGTTATCAAGGTATTATAACTATGTTTTTAATTGCTTATTTTTATTATGAAAAATATATTTCAAGATATTACAAAATAGCAATCATTCTAATTCTTATTCTAATCGGCGTACAATACAATCAAAAACAACCACAAACACTAAATTTAGACTATAAATTAATCCAAACTACTATCTCTCAAGATCAAAAATTTATACAAGAAAATTTACAAGCCCATTCTAAAGAAATTTTTTATCAAATAAATCAAGCTATAAAAGAAGATAAAGAAGTGATTGTTTTTCCAGAAACTGCCTTTGCATTTGCCCTAAATAAAGCACCAAGCTATTTACAAAGTCTAAAAGAACTATCAAAACAAATTATTATCATCACGGGCGCTATTAGTGCCGCGCCTAATCATCTTTATAATAGCACTTATGTTTTCAATAATGGAAAAATAGAAGTTTTCAACAAACATTATCTTGTGCCTTTTGGAGAAGAAATTCCTATATTTAAAAACTTTTTTAAAAAATACCTTTTAAACATTGATGAATTTTCAAAAGGAAAGGAATTAAATCAATACAATCTAAACAATCAACTCATCACCAATGCTATTTGTTTTGAAGCCACCAAAGAAAAACTTTACAAACACTCAAAAATCATCATAGCTATTTCGAATAATGCTTGGTTTAATTTTTCAAGTGAATACAAATTACAAAATTTTCTAATGCGTTTTTATGCAAATAATTACAATGTCAGTATATATCATGCGGTTAATGGAAAAGAAAATGCAGTAATAAAATCTAAAGAAATGTTGGTTGTGAAAATAAAAGAAAAATTTTTAAAGAAAAATGAAGCTTAA